The Candidatus Latescibacterota bacterium genome segment GACTTCGATGACAATCCCTGTCAGCAGCGGACAACTGGTTCTCGGTACCTGGCAGCAGGTAGTCTTCCTTGATTTTGATAACAGGGAGCGCAGCAGGCGTGTTCATGTGAACCTGATCGGAGAATAGGTGATGACCCTTATAGATACCGTGGATTATACCTGTGGCAGGGTTAGGATAATCGATCAGACCCTGCTTCCCGGGAAGGATATTCGGCTCGATCTTGATTGTGTCGAGGATGTTGCCGATGCGATCAGATCGCTGAAAGTACGCGGTGCGCCGGCTATCGGGATAGCTGCCGCATACGGGGTCCTTCTGGAACTCGAGAATATTCTTGCAGAAGGTGGTGTCGACGGGAAAGGATTCATCTTTGACAGGGCGTCGGGATTCGATCCGGAACGGGTGAAAGGGTTGGATATCGGCTTATGCAGGGACAGGCTCATCACGGCAATCGAGAAACTGGCACTGACCAGGCCGACCGCGGTAAACCTTTTTCAGGCCCTCGACATGATGCGTCTGGCGGTGGAGAGTGAGGAACCTTCCCCGGAAGCATATTGTGGGAAAATTGCAGGCGAGGCTTTTCGTATTCATGAAGAAGAACTTGAAGTCGAAAGGCGCATAGGACTGAACGGAGCCCGACTGATCAGCGATGGCATGACTATTCTGACTCACTGCAATGCGGGTGGGCTTGCCACAGCAGGCCTGGGGACGGCTCTTTCAGTTATATACAGTGCCTCGGACCAGGGGAAAAAGGTGAAAGTATTCGCTGACGAGACCAGGCCATTGCTCCAGGGCGCCCGACTCACGGCTTACGAACTTGAGAAAAACGGGATCGATACGACTGTCATCTGCGACAGCGCGGCCCATCCGTTGATAGCCTCGGGAAAGGTGGATATTGTGATCACGGGCGCCGACAGGATCGCAGCAAACGGCGATACAGCTAACAAAATAGGGACGTTCGGGTTGGCATCGACTTGCGACAGGTTCGATATACCGTTTTTTGTGGCGGCCCCGCTTTCCACATTCGACCCGGCTACCCGATCCGGAGAGGGGATAGTTATTGAAGAAAGGTCCGGGACCGAGTTGACACATTTTAATGGAACCAGAATCGTTCCGGAAGGGGTCCATATATACAATCCGGCGTTTGATGTGACGCCTTCCGACCTCATAAGTGGGATAATCACTGAAAAGTCGGTCATCCGCGCTCCATACGGGGAAAACATCAGACAATTGTTCATTTCCACCGACAAATAGCTGGACCAGTATTTTTTCTGTCGGATAATTTTAGAAGTCCATTAAAGAAACTTGACAGACAGGCGGAAGCCGTTTATATTTTGGTACTTAATTTTCCTGGGCGAAGTGTGCTTTTTGGAGGAGCAGGATGCAAAAGACTACAATATTGAAAGATGGAGAATTCGAAAAAAACTGGTATTTTATCGATGCGAGCGGTAAGACGCTTGGAAGACTCGCAACCAGGATTGCTACGGTCCTTAGGGGCAAACACAAACCGGGTTATTCACCTCATATGGATATCGGTGATTTCATCGTTGTTGTTAATGCTTCGAAGATACATGTCACTGGTAACAAGCGAGAGGACAAGCAGTACTGGTCACATACCGGTTATCCCGGAGGGCTCAAGCTGATCAGTTTCAAGGAGAAGATGGAAAAGGATCCCACATTCGCGGTGAAAAATGCCGTTAAAGGTATGCTCCCGCATAATAAACTCGGTAGAAGGCTTCTCAAGAAACTCAAGGTATATGGTGGTACTGAGCATCCTCACAAGGCTCAGCAGCCAGAACCTCTTGAATTCTGATATGCCTGATCGATAACCAGATCGTCTTTAAACAGATGGAAGGAGGTGTACGATTTGACGAAAGAAGTATTTCATACGGTAGGGAGAAGAAAATCAGCCGTTGCACGTGTCTACATGACTGAAGGCAGTGGCAAGCTGACCGTAAATGGTGATTCCCTCAGGGATTATATGAAGAGGGAAAGCCTGACACTGTTAGTCAAGCAGCCGCTTGAAGTCTCCAATACCGTGGACAAGTTCGATATCAGGGCTACTGTGAAAGGTGGCGGCACAGCCGGGCAGGCTGGAGCTATCAGACTGGGTATTGCGAGAGCGATAATACTTACTGACGATTCTCTCAGGAAGGTTCTGAAATCCGGTGGATTTCTAACTAGAGATCCCAGGGAAAAAGAAAGAAAGAAGTACGGTCAGCCCGGAGCCAGGAAGAAATTCCAGTTCTCCAAGCGTTAGGCCGGAATTCACACATCTCCTATCGGTCCTTGGTGTCCTTTCGAGGATTGGATCGGTTCAGTAGGGGATGGAGGATAAACCAGAAGGAGTAACCCCGTGAACGTACAGATCAAAGATCTGCTCGAAGCGGGCGTTCATTTCGGGCACCAGACACGTCGTTGGAACCCAAAGATGAAGCCCTACATATATAAAGAGCAGAGTGGCGTATATATTATAGATCTCCGTATTACTCTCCAGAAACTCCAGAAAGCATACGATATGCTGGTCGATATCGCGGCGCAGGGAAAGACCTCGCTCTTTGTCGGGACAAAACGTCAGTCGAAAGAGAGCGTAAAGGAGGACGCCGACCGTTGTGATATGTATTATATCAATGAACGATGGCTCGGCGGGACGCTTACAAATTTCAAGACGATCAGCAATAGCATAGCCAAGCTCGATGACATGGAAGCGATGGAAAAGGACGGACGAATCGAGCAGCTGTCAAAAAAGGAAAGGCTGGATCTCGAGAAGCACAAACAGAAGCTTCTGAAGGTACTCTCCGGTATTCGCAAGATGCAGAAGATGCCGGCTTGTATAATCGTTTTCGACACGAATAAGGAAGCGATCGCGATCAGGGAAGCCAGAAGGCTCAAGATCCCTCTCATCGGTCTTGTCGATACTAATAGTGATCCCAACGACGTAGACCTGGCGATTCCCGCGAATGATGACGCGATAAGGTCCATCAAACTGTTCACCAAGACTCTCTCGGACGCGATTATCGAGGGCAGGTCGAGATATTTGAAGAACAAAGATTTTATGGACAATAAAAAGAAGAATACGCCGCCTGACAATTCTGCCACATCCGGGAAAAAAGCCGAGACACAAAAGGCAAAACCGGATGCCGGTCCAGAAAAGGGCAAGGCTGAAAAATAGAAAGTCACTGGAGGATGGATCAATGGAAATAGCACCCAAACTTGTAAAAGAACTCAGGGAAATGACCAACGCAGGGATGATGGATTGCAAGAAAGCTCTTCTGGAAACGGAAGGGAACATCGACGAAGCCGTCAAATTTCTGCGTGAAAAAGGTCTTGCATCTGCTGCCAAGAGAGCGCACAAAGAAGCTAACGAGGGGAAGATATTCTCTTATATTCATAGTAATGAGAAACTCGGCGTGATGGTCGAACTGAATTGTGAGACCGATTTCGTTGCCAAAACGGAAGACTTTATTGCTCTTGGCAAGAACATCGCAATGCAGGTGGCTGCTGCCAGCGCTCTAGTAGTAAAGAGAGAGGATCTGTCGGCCGAAGTAATCGAGAACGAGAAAGAGATCTTCAGGAATCAGGCAATTCAGTCCGGAAAACCCGAGAAAGTTCTGGATAAAATCGTTGAAGGCAAACTTGAAAAGTTCTACCATGAGACTGTTCTTCTCGATCAGCCGTTCATCAAGGACGATAAGGTGACAGTGGAAGAGCTTCTCAAAGAGACGATCGGAAAACTCGGTGAGAACATGGTAATCAGACGTTTTTCCCGGTTCCAATTGGGAGAGTGAATATCCTGAACGTTAATATGTTGATTATCTGAGCGTTATAAGATGGCGCGGGAGGCTGTTACCTCCTGCGCTTTTTTATGGAAGGAGTAATCGATGGCAGGTCGCCCGAAAGTCAGGAGGCTGCTCCTAAAAGTCAGCGGAGAAGTTTTTGGCGGCATCGAACAGAGCATTAACCTCGATATGGTGGAAGAATTTGCTTCTGAACTCAAGGATGCCCGCGCGACGGGAGCTGAACTGGCGGTCGTCGCAGGAGGCGGTAATATCCTGAGGGGTTCGATGCTCAGCGGGAAGACAGTCAGCAGAGTATCGGCAGATTACATGGGAATGCTGGGTACAGTGATAAACGCGCTGGCCCTGCAGGGCGCTCTGGAAAAAATGGGAATCGAAGCCAGGGTGATGACTCCTTTCGCGATAGGGCAGGTATCGGAAAATTTCGTCAGGAGAACGGCCCTGTATCATCTTAGTGAGGGAAGGATCCTGGTTCTGGCAGGTGGAACGGGAAATCCTTATTTTACAACTGATACTGCGGCAGCTCTAAGAGCTGCTGAGATCGGTGCGGATGTCCTTGTCAAGGGGACGAAAGTAAAAGGTATCTATGACCGTGATCCCGTGAAGAATCAGGATGCCACAATGATCGAAGAGTTAAGTTATTCCGAAGTACTCAGAGACGATCTGAGAGTGATGGATGGGACGGCTGTTGCTCTCTGCCGGGATAACGAGATTCCGATCATCGTGTTCAATATCAGGGAAAAAGGTAACCTGAATAAAGTACTCGAAGGTGAGAAAATCGGTACTATTGTCAAGTGAGGAGGAATGAGATGGATCTAGTCGATGCGATCTTCAAAGAAGCCGAAGAACATATGAATAAATCAATTGAGAACGTTGAGGCAGAGCTGGCCTCAGTCAGGACGGGAAAAGCTTCACCTTCCCTCCTGGACAGTATCAGGATTGACTACTATGGTTCTATGGTCCCACTTAACCAGGTTGCAAATATCGCTATTCCCGACCCTAAACTCATAACAGTACAGCCCTGGGAAAAACCTATGGTGGCCGAAATAGTCAAAGCAATACAGTCATCGAATCTCGGGCTGAATCCACAGAGTGACGGAAATTTTCTCAGGATTCCTCTTCCACCGCTTACGGAGGAAAGAAGACTCGAACTTGTCAAGACTGTGAAGCATATGATCGAAGAGGGAAAAGTCGCGATCCGGAATATTCGAAGAGACGCGAATGACAAATTGAAGAAGCTTGAAAAAAACCATGAGATACCAGAGGACGATCATCATCGTTACCAGAAAGAGATTCAGGAATTGACGGACAAATCTATCGAAGATCTGGATAAGGTGTCCAGCACCAAGGAAAAAGAAATAATCGAATTCTGAGTATCGCCGGATATATACGGCAGAATGGATGATCGATGGATCTGGATAAGGAGATCGCCGCACTAAAGGGCGATCCGAGGCTGCCCGACCATATCGCAATAATAATGGATGGAAACGGCAGGTGGGCAAAACAGCGTAAATTGCCTCGTATAGCAGGACACCGGGCCGGTAGGAAATCGGTGAGATGCGTTGTGCGCACTGCCGCTAAACTGGAGATTCCAGTCCTTTCCCTGTACACATTTTCTCTGGAGAATTGGACTCGTCCCAAACGAGAGGTCCAGAGCCTTATGACGTTTCTCAGGAACGTATTGAGCTCTGAATATCTGGAACTGAATGAAAACAATATCAGGCTCAGGGCTATGGGTAGACTCGAGCTTCTTCCCGAGGTGACCAGGAAGGAACTTGAGAAGACGATCGAGAAACTTTCTGATAACGATGGCATGATCCTGAACCTTTGCCTCAGTTACAGCGGTAGAGCCGAGATCCTGGACGCAGTAAACAGGATCACGGAGGATACCATAAGTGGTAAAATCCAATCCGGCGAAATAGATGAAGAAACATTCAGAAGATACC includes the following:
- the rpsI gene encoding 30S ribosomal protein S9, which produces MTKEVFHTVGRRKSAVARVYMTEGSGKLTVNGDSLRDYMKRESLTLLVKQPLEVSNTVDKFDIRATVKGGGTAGQAGAIRLGIARAIILTDDSLRKVLKSGGFLTRDPREKERKKYGQPGARKKFQFSKR
- the tsf gene encoding translation elongation factor Ts, which gives rise to MEIAPKLVKELREMTNAGMMDCKKALLETEGNIDEAVKFLREKGLASAAKRAHKEANEGKIFSYIHSNEKLGVMVELNCETDFVAKTEDFIALGKNIAMQVAAASALVVKREDLSAEVIENEKEIFRNQAIQSGKPEKVLDKIVEGKLEKFYHETVLLDQPFIKDDKVTVEELLKETIGKLGENMVIRRFSRFQLGE
- a CDS encoding isoprenyl transferase; this translates as MDLDKEIAALKGDPRLPDHIAIIMDGNGRWAKQRKLPRIAGHRAGRKSVRCVVRTAAKLEIPVLSLYTFSLENWTRPKREVQSLMTFLRNVLSSEYLELNENNIRLRAMGRLELLPEVTRKELEKTIEKLSDNDGMILNLCLSYSGRAEILDAVNRITEDTISGKIQSGEIDEETFRRYLYSPDLPYPDLLIRSSGELRVSNFLLWQIAYSEIFVTDLFWPDFREEHLLVAVNDFMERERRFGGVKSRK
- the rpsB gene encoding 30S ribosomal protein S2, which gives rise to MNVQIKDLLEAGVHFGHQTRRWNPKMKPYIYKEQSGVYIIDLRITLQKLQKAYDMLVDIAAQGKTSLFVGTKRQSKESVKEDADRCDMYYINERWLGGTLTNFKTISNSIAKLDDMEAMEKDGRIEQLSKKERLDLEKHKQKLLKVLSGIRKMQKMPACIIVFDTNKEAIAIREARRLKIPLIGLVDTNSDPNDVDLAIPANDDAIRSIKLFTKTLSDAIIEGRSRYLKNKDFMDNKKKNTPPDNSATSGKKAETQKAKPDAGPEKGKAEK
- the rplM gene encoding 50S ribosomal protein L13 — translated: MQKTTILKDGEFEKNWYFIDASGKTLGRLATRIATVLRGKHKPGYSPHMDIGDFIVVVNASKIHVTGNKREDKQYWSHTGYPGGLKLISFKEKMEKDPTFAVKNAVKGMLPHNKLGRRLLKKLKVYGGTEHPHKAQQPEPLEF
- the frr gene encoding ribosome recycling factor, with the translated sequence MDLVDAIFKEAEEHMNKSIENVEAELASVRTGKASPSLLDSIRIDYYGSMVPLNQVANIAIPDPKLITVQPWEKPMVAEIVKAIQSSNLGLNPQSDGNFLRIPLPPLTEERRLELVKTVKHMIEEGKVAIRNIRRDANDKLKKLEKNHEIPEDDHHRYQKEIQELTDKSIEDLDKVSSTKEKEIIEF
- the mtnA gene encoding S-methyl-5-thioribose-1-phosphate isomerase — protein: MTLIDTVDYTCGRVRIIDQTLLPGKDIRLDLDCVEDVADAIRSLKVRGAPAIGIAAAYGVLLELENILAEGGVDGKGFIFDRASGFDPERVKGLDIGLCRDRLITAIEKLALTRPTAVNLFQALDMMRLAVESEEPSPEAYCGKIAGEAFRIHEEELEVERRIGLNGARLISDGMTILTHCNAGGLATAGLGTALSVIYSASDQGKKVKVFADETRPLLQGARLTAYELEKNGIDTTVICDSAAHPLIASGKVDIVITGADRIAANGDTANKIGTFGLASTCDRFDIPFFVAAPLSTFDPATRSGEGIVIEERSGTELTHFNGTRIVPEGVHIYNPAFDVTPSDLISGIITEKSVIRAPYGENIRQLFISTDK
- the pyrH gene encoding UMP kinase, with protein sequence MAGRPKVRRLLLKVSGEVFGGIEQSINLDMVEEFASELKDARATGAELAVVAGGGNILRGSMLSGKTVSRVSADYMGMLGTVINALALQGALEKMGIEARVMTPFAIGQVSENFVRRTALYHLSEGRILVLAGGTGNPYFTTDTAAALRAAEIGADVLVKGTKVKGIYDRDPVKNQDATMIEELSYSEVLRDDLRVMDGTAVALCRDNEIPIIVFNIREKGNLNKVLEGEKIGTIVK